In Streptomyces sp. NBC_01231, the sequence CGCACGGCGAGGCTCATCAACAGGGTGCCGGTCGTCAGGACGCTCGCGGGGATGACCCGGCTCAAGACGCTTCTGCAGCTCGACAGCTTCCATGCCACCTTCCTGAAGATGAATGCAAGCGGCACGATCTTCGTCGCGGCACTCAACGGCTCGGCACTTGCCGTCGGCGCGGAACTGGCCTTTGCGTGTGATCTGCGCATCATGGCGGACGGGGAGCATGTCATCGGCCTGACGGAAGTCCTGCTCGCACTCACACCGGGTGGCGGCGGCTCTCAGCGACTGCCTCGTCTGATCGGCAGGCAGCAGACGTTGGTCGCCGTTCTCGAAGGCAGGCCGTTCACGCCTGCGGAGGCTCTCTCGCTCGGTGCGGTCGACGAAGTGGTGCCCCAGGAAAAGGTCCTCGCTCGGTCGATCGAGCGCGCGGAGTATCTGAGCCTGCGCTCGAAGAAATCTCTCGGAGCCATCAAGCGATCCATCTACTTCGGCAGCTCCCTGTCGCTCGAGGACGGCTTGCAGCTCGAGCACGCCGAGTTCCTGGTCAGGGATCAATCGAAGGAAGCTCAGGGGCGGATGCTCGAATACATCGCCGCCACGGACGCCACTGGCGAGCTCCCTCTGCTGAATCGTGAGACGTACGCGCGAGCACTCGCCGCCGGGCGGATCGGAGGCAGCCCAAGCGAGTAGATCGGGTCGATGTGGTGACCCCGCCTTGATCGACGGTTCATTGCCCCCCTCTCTGACAACCTCGGTTGAGGCTGTCAGAGGGCGGTTCGTGGAGTGATGTCCGTTGCCCGGTGAGGTTGGTGCAGGGCAACTGGTCGCGGGGGCTCGGTCGGCTACTGCTTCCTGGTGTGCTTGGCGCGGGTGCCTTCGAGGTTCTTCGGCAGTGGTTCGTGGTCGAGGCCTTCGCAGACATCACGGGCCCGGAGGGGGTCGGTGGCCTCGTCGAAGACGGCGAGGTGGCGTGGGCTGGGAGACGGTCAGCGAGAGCAGTGATGGTCATCCGGGTGATCGCCAGGTGTTCATCATCGCCGACGCGGCGCACTCACTGCCGCGCACGCTGCGCCTCGTTGTCCGCCGTGACGTTCACGGCTGACGGCGTGCGCCGGTGCTCGACCGGTAGGCCGCCACACGATCCCACTCGCCTCGGAACTCGCTTGCGGCCTCTTGATCACCTTGTTAGTCTTACGATCGTAAGACAATGGGGTAGTCCATCACCGGGGCGGAGCAGCTCCGGCCATCCACATTGGAGAAGCACGTGTCTTCCTCGAACGTCGAAACCCAAACGTCCACCACTGACTTGCACCAGTTTGCCGATGAGTTGATGAGGCAACTCAACCTGCGGGACGCCGACAGCGCGTTGGCCCCGTTCGCGCCGGACGCCCGCTTGTACGCCGCCGACGGCACCACCACCGGCGTCGAGGACAACCGCGCGGTGCTGGCGTCGGTCTTCGACGCGTTCCCCGACATCACCTTCACGCCGGTCCGTGTCGTCGCCGAGGACGATTGGTTCGCGATCGGCTTCATCTGGGCAGGCACGAGCACTCGGCCCTTCAACGGCATTCCCGCCACCGGCCGATCCTTCAAGGTGCTGGAGTTCCGTATGTTCAAGGTGGTCGACGGGAAGATTACCGAGGCTTGGGGCCTCATCGACCTGGCGTCGCTCTTCGCCCAGTTGCAGTCCTGAGTGGGCGGTTCATAAGGTGATGTCCGTTTCTGGCTGAAGTGGGAGCGAGGCCGCTGGTGGAGGTTGTGTCGGCTATTGCTCCCTGGCGAAGTTGCCGGTGTCGGCCTCGGTGAGGATCCCGAGTTCGACCAGGCGTTTCAGCTTGGCGCGGGTGCCTTCGACGTTCTTCGGCAGCAGTTCGTGGCCGAGGGCTTCGCAGACGTCCTTGGCCCGCAGCGGCGGTTGCGTGGTTGAAGACGGCGAGGATGCGGCGGTAGTCCGGGCGCTCGGGCAGGTCCGGCGCGACGGCCGGGAGCCGGTCGGCGAGGCCGGTGACGGTCTTGCGAGTGATCGTGAGGTGCTCCAGGTGCGTCTCGGCCTCCCGCAAACGGGTCTGCAGGCCGTCGATCTGTGCGCGGAGGTCGTCGGCCAGGGCCCGGGCGGCGTCTTCCTGGAGATCCAGGGCATCGAGCGGGGGCCGGATGTTCACTGCGGATGGCTCGTCGAGCCACTGGGCGTCGTCGGCGATGATGAGCACCGGCCGTTCCTCGGCCAGCTCGCCGACGAGCGTCAGTACGGCCACGCCGATCAGGAACCGGTCCTCCACATCGCCGGTCACGCCGAGCCTCGTTCAGGGCCTTGGCCTGCGGCTGCGGGAGCCTGCTGATCCGCTCCGTCACCGGCCACAGCAGTTCCTGCAGCGCGGCGAAGCCCAGCTCCGACTTGAGACGAGTGCCGTGACATCTCAGGACGGTGAAGTCTGCCACGACGGATCCGGCCACGCGCTTGAGCAAAGCGTTTGGCCGGCCCCGGGGTCGCTCCACACCATCATGGTTGCTCCGCATTCCTGACGGCATCGTCAAGGATTCGGTCAAGGGCGGCCTGCTCCTGGCGCCGTCCGTACAGGTCCCTTGCTTGAAAGCTTCATGGCCGCTGTCGCCGGAGCGCTCGTGCTACCTGCGTTCCGCATCTTCGCCCATCTCCGTGACCGATACGGTGACAGATCCGCTTTCAGCTCGCTGTAAGTAGCGTCAGGCGTGGTCAGCGCACTCGCGCGCACCGCGGAAGACGACATGGCGACCGCGATCACCGAAACCGGAAGCAAGGACAGGATGTTGGCGGATCTGGTGGTGCGAGGGCCAACAGCACCGTTCTTCAGGATCACCCATCTCCGCGACCGGTCCAAGGCCTCCGTGAACGAGCAGGCGTCGACCTTCGATCAGCGCTGAGCCCGCCCGAGCACGCGGCGTCCGGTCAGCCCGGTGACCGCATTTGAGCCACCTTTTTCCTACTGCTTCTTGTCTGCCGCCCAAAACCACTGACCGCTAGGAAACGGAGCCCTCTCATGAGTCAGCCCAGCACGATCCACCTCGAGCGCACCACGCCCCAGACCGCCAGGATCACGTTCGCGAATCCTCCTGTGAACCTCATGGTTCCCGAGGCCGTGGTAAGGCTGCACGAAATCGTCTGCGGGTTCGACGAGGACCCAGATATCCAGGTCGTCGTCTTCTCCAGCGAGGTCCCCGACTTCTTCATCAACCACTTCGACGGCGCTGCGGCGGGCAACCTGCCCGTACCCCAGCACGAGGACGACCCGCCGGTCTGGACCGACATGGTCCTGCGCTTGAGCAAGGCCTCGTACGTCAGCATCGCGGCCATCCGTGGTCGCACCCGCGGCGCCGGCAACGAGCTGGCTCTTGCGTGCGACCTGCGGTACGCCAGTCGCGAGAAGGCGGCCTTCGGGCAGCCCGAGGTCGGCATCGGAATCGTTCCCGGCGGAGGCGGAACCGAGCGACTCCCCCGATCCATCGGCCGCGACCGGGCGCTCGAGGCCATTCTCAGCAGCGTCGACTACGACGCCGACGTGGCCGAGCGCTGGGGGTGGGTCACACGAGCCCTGCCCGACGCGGAACTCGACGCCTTCGTCGATGCGACGGTCGCCCGCCTCGCCTCCTTCGACCGGCAGGCATTGACGACCGCAAAGTCGATGGTCAACCGAGCGACACTGCCGCCGGACGCCGACCTGATCGCCAGCTACAGCGGGTTCGTGGACTCGCTGACAAACCCGGGATTCCTGACTCGTGCCGTGGCGCTCGGCACGCATATCGCCGACAAGGGGCTCGACGTCGAATACCACTTGGGCGAGTACGTCGGCCTGGCCAACCAGACCTCCTGATCTCTCGCCACGGGAGAGCCTGCCGCGATGCTCGGCGAGGCCGACTCATCCGTGGCGTTCTGCCACATCGGCAGATTCCATGAACGGTTGGACAACCGTCGCGGCGGAGTCAGGCCACGTGGAATGCCTGGTCGGCCGGGACTGTGACGTGCGCAGTGTCGGCAACGGCTGATCGTTTCACCCGTTGCTGCGACGCAGGGTGCGGTAGCGCCTGCGGCGGCACCGATCTTCGAGCGGGTGCACGGAACTCCTGAACTCGTCGACCACGGTGTTTCCCGGACTCCCAACTCACAAGCTGTCCCAGCGCTGGACACGGCGACACGTTCCAGCACCGCGAAGAGTGTGTCGACGAGTTCTGGAATTCCTCGGATCCTCAATTCACGAACTCTGCAAGGAGTCAACCGATGAGGGGCACAGTCACCATCATCGACGTGGGCAGCGTGCGGGTGCACAGCTACATGGCTCCGGACGACGGCCTGAACGTCACCACCCAGCTGATCGAGGTTCCGATACTGCGTGATCAGATGGCGGCCCGGGGGGACCTCCAGGACCGGGCCGGTGTCCCGGTCCTGGCAGCGGAGGCCGCTCCCACCGGCGTTTTCGCCGCGCAGGAGAACGCGGCGCGAGAGGGCGTACGCGGCTGCGCGTTCATCAACACGGTGGCGGAGTACGCCCCTGGCACCGATGCGCACGCCATCACCGCCGAACACAAGCGTGCCGTACGAGCCGGGGTGTGCGACCGGCCGCCGCGGCCGGTGCCCTGGACTCCGACACTCTCGCGTTCCAGCTCACACTCCTCATCGACGGCACGCTGACGGCGACGCGCGTCAAAAGCGCCGGCACCGAAGCCTTCAGGCGGGCGGCGCGCGACCTGCTCGACGCGGCCTGCCCCCGATAGCTCCTCAAACCGAACGTTCACAGCTCGTTTCCTGATCCCTGCAGACAGACCTTCTGTTTCAGTAGCCAGACCTTTGGCCATTCGGAACCGCGCCACCGAAGGGACCCGATCAACATGTCCGAGCAGACCCTGCCCACCACCGCCCGCGCGTGGCACCTGGACACCCGCCCGGCGGGCCGGCCGACCGCTTCCAACTTCTCGCTGCGCGAGGTGGCCCTCCCCACGCCCGACGCCGGGCAACTCCTGATCGCCAACGAATACCTCTCGGTCGACCCCTACATGCGTGGCCGGATGAGCGACAAGAAGTCCTACATCGAGTCTTACGACGTGGACGCGCCGATGGACGGCCCGGCGGTCGGCCGTGTCCTGGTGTCCAACGCGCAGGGTTTCGCTCCTGGTGACTATGTGGTGCACGTCCTCGGCTGGCGCGACTACGCGATCCTCGACGCGTCGGGCGCTCAGAAGGTGGACCCGAATCTCGCACCTCTGCCCGCCTACCTGGGCGTGCTCGGTATCCCCGGCCTTACCGCGTACATCGGACTGGAGCGGTTCGCGAAGATCAAGGAGGGCGACACGGTCTTCGTCTCCGGCGCGGCAGGCGCCGTCGGCACCCAGGTCGGCCAGATCGCCAAGTTGAAGGGCGCCGGACTGGTGATCGGCAGCGCGGGCTCGGACGAGAAGGTCAAGCTGCTCATCGAGGAGTACGGCTACGACGTCGCGTTCAACTACAAGAACGGCCCGGTCGCCGAGCAGCTGGCCATGGCAGCCCCGGAGGGCATCGACGTCTTCTTCGACAACGTCGGCGGCGAGCACCTGGAGGCGGCGATCGGCGCCCTCAAGCTGCACGCGCGGATCGTCCTGTGCGGGATGGTCTCCCAGTACAACGACGAGAAGGTCGTCGGCCCCCGCAACCTGTGGAACCTGTCCGTGACGCGTTCGGACATCCTGGCGTTCATGGTCAGCGAAGAGCTGGACCTCCAGCCGGACTTCGTCCGCGAGGTCGGCGGCTGGCTCGCCGAGGGCAGGCTCCGCTACCGCGAAACCGTGCGGGAGGGCCTGGAAAACACCCTGGACGCCTTCCTCGCCATGATGCGGGGCGAGAACATCGGAAAGATGATCGTCAAGCTCTGAGTCCGCCTCCGTCACGCCGCGACGAGGAGCCTGACGTGCGCGCGGCGGGGCCCTCGCACGTCGGTCGCAGCGCAAGACCGAAACACCCTGGCGTCGCGCAGAACCCGACCTCGACGGCATCACAGAAGCATGGATCGGTTGTGATCACCGACCCGTCCTGCTTGATATTATGGTCGTAATGTAATGAGCTGACCCTCTCGGCCACGCCATGGGCGCTCTGACTTCCCTCCGCTCCACTTCACCAGGGACTCTCCATGGATCTCTCCACCAGCACCGCCCTTGTCACCGGAGCCAACCGGGGATTCGGCCGGGCCCTCGCCGCCGAACTGCTCAGCCGCGGCGCCACCGTCTACGCCGGCGCCCGCAACCCCGACCAGGTCGACCTGCCCGGCGCCCAGCCGATCGCGCTCGACATCACCGACCCCGCCTCCATCGCGGCCGCCGCCAAGGCCACCGGCGACGTGACGATCCTGGTCAACAACGCCGGGTCCTCCACCGGCGCCGACCTGCTGACCGCCGACCTGGACGACATCCGCCTGGAGATGGACACCCACTACTTCGGCACTCTGTCCGTGGTCCGCGCCTTCGCACCCCAGATCACGGCCAACGGCGGCGGAACGATCCTGAACATCCTCTCGGGCCTGTCCTGGGTCAGCTTCCCGGAGTTCGGCGCCTGCGCCGCCAAGTCCGCGGAGTGGTCGCTCACCAACGCCCTACGCCTGCAACTCGCCGACCAGCACATCCGCGTGGCCGGCCTGCACGTCGGCTACATGGACACGGACATGGTCCGCTCAGTCGACGCGGCCAAATCGGACCCCGCCGACATCGCCCGGATCGCCGTCGACGGCATCGCCAACGGCGCCTACGAGATCGTCGCGGACGACGCCTCGCGCCAGGCGCAGGCCGCACTGGCCGGAGGCGTCTCCGTGCTCTACCCGCAGCTCCCCTGAGGACAGTCATCCAGGATTCCGCACCGAGCCGGGCTCGATGCCGCTGCTCGCTGTCCCACCCCATGCCGTCGCCCGCCGGCGTCCACGTCCATTGATCCGTCGCCATGTACGTCTGCCCAGGGAATGCAGGGAACGCAATGAAACAGCACAATAAGCAACCGGTTCGGGGCGGCAGCGCCATCTGGGCCGTGGCCATCACCAGCATGGCCGGATTCATCACCGCACTCGACAACCTGATCGTCACCACAGCCCTCCCCTCCATCCGCGAGGACCTCGGCGGCGGCCTCGAAGACCTCGAATGGACAGTCAGCGCCTACACCCTCACCTTCGCGGTCCTGCTCATGTTCGGCGCCTCCCTCGGTGACCGATTCGGCCGCCGGAGACTGTTCGCCATCGGGCTCGGGATCTTCACCACGGCCTCGGCCGCCGCCGCCCTCGCACCGGGGATGGGTGAACTGATCGCCGCGCGTGCCGCGCAGGGCGTCGGCTCCGCGATCGTGACGCCGCTGACACTCACCCTGCTCTCGGCCGCCGTCCCCGCCGAACGGCGCGGCGCGGCCCTGGGTGTCTGGGGCGCGGCCAGCGGCATCGCGGTGGCCACCGGACCGCTCATCGGCGGCGCGCTCACCGAGAACCTCTCCTGGCAGTGGATCTTCTGGGTCAACGTCCCCCTGGGTCTGGCGCTGATCCCGCTCGCCCTGCTGCGGCTCGACGAGAGCCGCGGCCCGAACCCGACCCTCGACCTCGTCGGCACCGTTCTGGCCAGCGGCGGTCTGTTCGGCATCGTCTACGCCCTGGTGCGCGGCAACGCCGACGGCTGGAGCAGCACCCCGGTGCTGGGCGGCTTCTTCGCCGGTGCCGCCCTGCTGGTGGGCTTCGTCTTCTACGAACTGCGCGCCAAGCATCCGATGCTGCCGATGCGCCTGTTCCGCCATCGTTCCTTCAGCGCCATCAACGCCGCAAGCCTGCTGATGTTGCTCGGCATGTTCGGGTCGATCTTCCTGCTCAGCCAGTACCTGCAGACCGTCGGCGGCTACTCACCCATGCAGGCCGGCATCCGCATGCTGCCCTGGACCGCCATGCCCATGATCGCCGGACCACTCGCCGGGGCCCTGTCCGACCGCATCGGCGGCGCACCCGTCGTCACCGCCGGCATGACCCTGAACGCCACCGGCCTCGGCCTGTGGGCCCTCACCGTCGAGCCCCACGAGGCCTACACCCACATGCTGCCCGCACTGATCGTCTGCGGAATCGGCCTGGGCATGTTCTTCGCCCCCAGCGCCAACCTCGTCCTGAGCACGGTCCGCCCGGAGGAACAGGGCATCGCCTCCGGCGCCAACAACGCCATCCGCGAGGTCGGCGGCGCCATCGGCGTCGCAACGCTGGCCGCGGTCTTCTCCGCCCAGGGCGGCTACGGGTCCGCGTCACTGTTCGTGGACGGGCTGATCCCCGCGCTCTGGGTCGGGGCCGGTGCGGTTGCCCTGGCAGCGGCTGTGGCGCTGCTGATGCCCCGGCAGCGCAAGGCCGACGGCCCAGCCGCCGGCCTTGCTGCAGGGAGTGCCCCGGCCGGCGCCCCGGTCGCGACCTGAAGCCCGCATGAGGGGTGGCCCCGCCGGGTTTCGGCGGGGCCACCCCTCAGCAGCCTGTCCTGCTCCCCAAGCTCGTTCCCCGCGCGGGGCATCACACCGTGGCCGAGGTCGGACAGTGCGCCCCCTCGGGTCGGCGCTCGACCGGGCAGAGGCACCGCTTCCCTCACCGTGGAGGCTCGCCTTGCCGGCCAGGAAGGGCCGCAGATGCGCCGGCACGGCCTCCGGCCGCTCCTCGGGGATGAAGTAGCCGCACTCCGGGATCTCGGCCCCGGTCACTCCGCATAGGCCTGCCAGATCTCCAGTGTCGGTAGGCGGGCAGGCAGTCCCGTGGAACCCCACAGGCGGCGGCGACACGACAGAGCGGCCGGCTTACGGAACGCTGACGGAGGAGTCCTCGCGACCCCGCCGGACAGTTTCTCGGCTGCCGGGCGGTCAGTGACGTGCAGAACGCAGCGGGGCGCGGCGCATACCGCGTTGGCCATCAGACACGGAAGCGTGTCGCATTCGGCGGCTGTGCGCTCGGCGATGAGCTCGATGAGCTGCCGAATCACGCGCCGAACTCTGGTGTCGCCCTCCGACCGCGAGGTCGCCGGCGAGGCCGACCCCGAACCTCCGGGCGACTTCGCCGGCCGGTCTCCGCCCCACCGCCTCTTAGCGCGTGGCCTTGCCCAGGTGGGTCTCGAACCAACGGGCAGCGGCGTCGGTGACGAAATCCCGGGAAAGGTGAGGCCAGTACACCCCGTAATGTCCCCCGGAGATCATCACGAGCTCCTTGGGCTCAAGCGCAGCGTCATAGGCTTCCAGAGCGAGCGAGGGCGGAGTGGTCTGGTCGTCGCTGGCGACGACCATCAGCAGAGGCGTCGGGCTGATGCGGCGCATGAACGGGCGCACGTCGTACGCCAGCGCCCGTCCGGTCGATCGGACGGTCACGCTGTTGATCCATCCTTCGGCGGGGCCTTGGGGACCACCCACGAGGTACTCGTAGTCCGCCGCGTCCTCGAAGAGGACCGGGTGGTCAGCCGGATCGGTCGGCATCCGGACCAACTGGATACGGCCAGGCTCCTCACCCTTGAGCCTTCCCTGCCTGTCCTGGTCCATGTTGTCGTTGATCGCGGCGAGCGCGCCTTCGCCGTTTCCCAGTACGAACTGGTCGTAACCGGAGATGAAGGGCACCTGGCTGACGACAGCTTTCACCCGACGGTCCATGGCGGCCACGACGAGCACCATTGCCCCGCTGTAGCTGGAGCCCCACAGGCCGATGCGGTCGCTGTCGAGCGCTGGATGCTGCTCGACGAAGGACAGGGCCATCTGCAAGTCCCGCTCCTGCGCGACAGGATCGATGTCCTGGCGCGGCTCCCCGTCACTGCTGCCGCACGTCTGCTGGTCGTACAGCAGGACTCCGAACCCCCGGGCGACGAAGGCGTCAGCGACGGTTTCGAGGCGGGTGATCGACGAAGAGAATCCCGGGGTCATCACGATGGCGGGATGTGGGCCTTCGGAGTCCGGGGTCAACACCCAGCCGCGCAGGATGACCCCGTTGTCGGCGCGAAACTCGATGTCTTCCTTCACCGACGCGGCCGCAGCCACATCCTGGTTCTTCAGACTCATTTCTCCATACCTCCGGTATGACGGTTGACGGCTGCTCGGGCGAGCGCCGGTGTGTGGGGCGGGCAGTCCCGGCCGGTTCGGGCAGGGACGTCATGCGGACAGGTCAAGGAGAACTTTTCCGACGATTCCGGACTCGACTGCCCTGTGGGCATCCGCGATGCGCTCCAGCGGATAGAGGTGGACGGGCAGCCCGCTGGCTTCACCCCCGCCGATCACCCCGGCTGCCAGGGCCCTGTCGATGGATGCGACGGCGTTGTCGAGAACGGCGTCGGTCATCTTGTACAGCAGTACGAAGTGCCAGGTGACGCTCAAAGTCATCTGGGCTCGGACCGGCATGAGGATGTCGTCGCCGCCGTTGTTGGCGTAGACCACGATCAGCCCGTGCGGTGCGAGGACCGCGAGGTCCAGGCCCACGTTGGTGGACGGCGAGACCTCAACGACGATGTCCACCCCGCCCGGCGCGAGTCGCCGTATCTCGGCGGCGGCGTTCTGCGTGCGGTAGTTCACCACCATCCGGGCGCCGGCGGCCCGCGCAAGGCGGGCCTTGGCTTCGCTGCTGACGGTCGTGATCACGCTCGCACCGGCCCACGTCGCCAGCTGGATCGCAGCATTGCCGACGGCGCCGGCTCCTCCCGCGACCAGCACGGTCACCCCTGCGAGCACCCCCGGTCCGAGCTGAGTCGGGCCTTGGGCACGGAGTGTCAGCGCGTGATGAGCGGTGATGAAGGGGACTCCGAGGCCGGCGCCCAGCTCCAGAGAGGCCGTGTCGGGCAGCGGGCGGACCAATCGGGCCGGAACCGTGGCGTACTCCTGCGCGGTCCCCTCCAAGCGCTTGAAGGCGACGA encodes:
- a CDS encoding enoyl-CoA hydratase/isomerase family protein encodes the protein MSRSSSQPAGHIDVEGHAGVLVARIDGGPHALFDPEITKQLKELVDRADRDPDIRAVVFTGTHPDRFLSHSDVRWLQEGGTGFPPINTRIAKLVARTARLINRVPVVRTLAGMTRLKTLLQLDSFHATFLKMNASGTIFVAALNGSALAVGAELAFACDLRIMADGEHVIGLTEVLLALTPGGGGSQRLPRLIGRQQTLVAVLEGRPFTPAEALSLGAVDEVVPQEKVLARSIERAEYLSLRSKKSLGAIKRSIYFGSSLSLEDGLQLEHAEFLVRDQSKEAQGRMLEYIAATDATGELPLLNRETYARALAAGRIGGSPSE
- a CDS encoding ester cyclase translates to MSSSNVETQTSTTDLHQFADELMRQLNLRDADSALAPFAPDARLYAADGTTTGVEDNRAVLASVFDAFPDITFTPVRVVAEDDWFAIGFIWAGTSTRPFNGIPATGRSFKVLEFRMFKVVDGKITEAWGLIDLASLFAQLQS
- a CDS encoding enoyl-CoA hydratase/isomerase family protein; amino-acid sequence: MSQPSTIHLERTTPQTARITFANPPVNLMVPEAVVRLHEIVCGFDEDPDIQVVVFSSEVPDFFINHFDGAAAGNLPVPQHEDDPPVWTDMVLRLSKASYVSIAAIRGRTRGAGNELALACDLRYASREKAAFGQPEVGIGIVPGGGGTERLPRSIGRDRALEAILSSVDYDADVAERWGWVTRALPDAELDAFVDATVARLASFDRQALTTAKSMVNRATLPPDADLIASYSGFVDSLTNPGFLTRAVALGTHIADKGLDVEYHLGEYVGLANQTS
- a CDS encoding NADP-dependent oxidoreductase — encoded protein: MSEQTLPTTARAWHLDTRPAGRPTASNFSLREVALPTPDAGQLLIANEYLSVDPYMRGRMSDKKSYIESYDVDAPMDGPAVGRVLVSNAQGFAPGDYVVHVLGWRDYAILDASGAQKVDPNLAPLPAYLGVLGIPGLTAYIGLERFAKIKEGDTVFVSGAAGAVGTQVGQIAKLKGAGLVIGSAGSDEKVKLLIEEYGYDVAFNYKNGPVAEQLAMAAPEGIDVFFDNVGGEHLEAAIGALKLHARIVLCGMVSQYNDEKVVGPRNLWNLSVTRSDILAFMVSEELDLQPDFVREVGGWLAEGRLRYRETVREGLENTLDAFLAMMRGENIGKMIVKL
- a CDS encoding SDR family oxidoreductase, producing MDLSTSTALVTGANRGFGRALAAELLSRGATVYAGARNPDQVDLPGAQPIALDITDPASIAAAAKATGDVTILVNNAGSSTGADLLTADLDDIRLEMDTHYFGTLSVVRAFAPQITANGGGTILNILSGLSWVSFPEFGACAAKSAEWSLTNALRLQLADQHIRVAGLHVGYMDTDMVRSVDAAKSDPADIARIAVDGIANGAYEIVADDASRQAQAALAGGVSVLYPQLP
- a CDS encoding DHA2 family efflux MFS transporter permease subunit, with the translated sequence MKQHNKQPVRGGSAIWAVAITSMAGFITALDNLIVTTALPSIREDLGGGLEDLEWTVSAYTLTFAVLLMFGASLGDRFGRRRLFAIGLGIFTTASAAAALAPGMGELIAARAAQGVGSAIVTPLTLTLLSAAVPAERRGAALGVWGAASGIAVATGPLIGGALTENLSWQWIFWVNVPLGLALIPLALLRLDESRGPNPTLDLVGTVLASGGLFGIVYALVRGNADGWSSTPVLGGFFAGAALLVGFVFYELRAKHPMLPMRLFRHRSFSAINAASLLMLLGMFGSIFLLSQYLQTVGGYSPMQAGIRMLPWTAMPMIAGPLAGALSDRIGGAPVVTAGMTLNATGLGLWALTVEPHEAYTHMLPALIVCGIGLGMFFAPSANLVLSTVRPEEQGIASGANNAIREVGGAIGVATLAAVFSAQGGYGSASLFVDGLIPALWVGAGAVALAAAVALLMPRQRKADGPAAGLAAGSAPAGAPVAT
- a CDS encoding alpha/beta hydrolase, translated to MSLKNQDVAAAASVKEDIEFRADNGVILRGWVLTPDSEGPHPAIVMTPGFSSSITRLETVADAFVARGFGVLLYDQQTCGSSDGEPRQDIDPVAQERDLQMALSFVEQHPALDSDRIGLWGSSYSGAMVLVVAAMDRRVKAVVSQVPFISGYDQFVLGNGEGALAAINDNMDQDRQGRLKGEEPGRIQLVRMPTDPADHPVLFEDAADYEYLVGGPQGPAEGWINSVTVRSTGRALAYDVRPFMRRISPTPLLMVVASDDQTTPPSLALEAYDAALEPKELVMISGGHYGVYWPHLSRDFVTDAAARWFETHLGKATR
- a CDS encoding NADPH:quinone reductase, with product MKIRAAGYATTGGRDVLRMVDLPVRDPGPGEVRVRIHYSGVNPTDWKTRIGGIHMPIPDGQVQVPHLDGSGIVDAVGPGVEDLVPGDRVWLWLVAFKRLEGTAQEYATVPARLVRPLPDTASLELGAGLGVPFITAHHALTLRAQGPTQLGPGVLAGVTVLVAGGAGAVGNAAIQLATWAGASVITTVSSEAKARLARAAGARMVVNYRTQNAAAEIRRLAPGGVDIVVEVSPSTNVGLDLAVLAPHGLIVVYANNGGDDILMPVRAQMTLSVTWHFVLLYKMTDAVLDNAVASIDRALAAGVIGGGEASGLPVHLYPLERIADAHRAVESGIVGKVLLDLSA